Below is a window of Halogeometricum rufum DNA.
GTGACGACGTTCTTCGTCACCTCGGCGGACTCCTCGACGCTGGCCGTCTCGATGATGACGACCGGCGGCAAGGCCCGACCGTCGACCATCAACCGCATCTTCTGGGGCGTCGTCCTCGGACTGACCGCGGCGATACTGATGATTCTCGGCGGGACGGGGAGCGCGAACACGCTCCAGCAGGCGGCCATCATCACCGGGACGCCGTTCGCGTTCGTCTGCTTCCTCGCCCTCCTCTCGCTGATGAAGGACTTCGGCTCGAACTACGGCCGCGTGCTCCTGCAGGACGAGACGGTCCTCGTGGGGTCGAGCCGGAAGAGCGAGCCGGACCCACCCGGTGCCGGCGACCCGGTCGAGTCGGACGACGACTGACGGCGTAATCCCCGCGCCGGCGTCTCGTGCGGCCGTCGAGTCAGCCGGACCGTCGGACCCCGGTCACTCGTCGTCCCCGACGGTCGCACGCGGGACCGGATGTCGCCGTTCGAGTTCCCGAATCGTCCGGACCAGCACGTCGACGCCGTGGCCCAGACTCCGCTCGTCGACGTCGAACGTCGACGTGTGGTGACTCGTCGGGTGGTCGGTGCCGACGATGAGGTACGTCGCCAGCCCGCCGTCTCGCTGCACGCGGTCCATCAGGAACGTCGCGTCCTCGCTCGCGCCGAAGTCGGCGGCCGGGAGGACGCTGTCGATGCCCTCGACGCCCTCGGCCACCTCGGCCACGAGGGCCTGCAGTTCGGGGTCGCTGTCCGCCCGCGGCGACTCGCTCACCACGTCGAACTCGGCCCGGCAACCGTGCATGGCGGCCGCGGACGCGACCGTACGCTCCAGACGCGACTTCACGTACTCCATCAGTTCGGTGGTCTCCCCCCGCGCTTCGGCCTCCATGTGGGCGCGTTCGGCGACGACGTTGCTCGACGTTCCCGCCTCGACCCTGCCGACGTTCACTCTGGTCATCCCGTCGCCGTGGCGCGGGATGGCGTACGCGTTCTGGATGACGGTGCCCGCCGCCTGAATGGCGTTGTCGCCCTCGTTCGGGGCCTTGCCCGCGTGGGCCGACGTTCCCCTGATGGTCACGTCGACGTGGCACATCGCGAGCGGTTTCTCGATGCCCGCGACCACCTCGCCGGTCGGGTGGTCGAGGCCGACGTGGACGGCCAGCAGGTAGTCCAACCCCTCCGCGAATCGGCTCTCGGCCATCGGTCTGCCGCCGCCGCTCAGCTCTTCTGCCGGCTGGAAGAAGACGACGAGTCGCCCCGCGAAGTCGCTCGCCGCGACCGCTTCGAGCGTCGCCAACCCCCACGTCATGTGGGCGTCGTGCCCGCAGGCGTGCATCGTCCCGTCTCTCTCCGAGCGGAACCCCTCGGCCGCGGGGCGGTGGTCGTCGTCGGTCGACTCCTCGACGAACAGGCCGTCGATGTCGACGCGGAGTCCGACCGACGGCCCGTCGCCGCGTTCGAGGACGGCGACTGCGCCGGTGTTGCCGCCGGCCATCTTCCCGAGGACGTCCTCGTCCGCGCCGTACTCCCGGGCGCGGTTCAGCCACGGTTCCAGGTCCGACTCGTCGGGGACGGCCATCCGGTCGGCGGGGTCGTAGGCGTCGGCGCCGACGGCCAGTTCGTCGACGCCGATTCGCGCTATCTCCTCCACCAGCCGAGCCGTGGTGTAGAACTCGCGCCACGCCGGTTCGGGGTGGCGGTGGAAGCCGCGACGGACCGTCTCCAGACGGTCCCGGAGTAACTCTACCATGTGACTAGCTAACGTAGCACAGTAGCTTAGGTGTACGCCGTCGTGGGCGTCCGGACCGCACCGACTCGGTCCGAGCCGCGCCGAATCGGCCCGGACCGTACCGAATCGCGCCGGACCACGGCGACCCCTCCGAACGGTCGGCGGCGGGTCAGGTCGTGAACAATCGCCGCGGGAAGTCCGCGAGCGTCTCCGCGCCGGAGGCGGTGACGCGGAACGTCTCGCTTATCTCGACGCCCACCTCGTCCGTCCAGATGCCGGGAATCGCGTGGAACGTCATGTCCTCCTCCAGCACCGTCTCGTCTCCGGGACGGAGGCTCGCCGTGTGTTCGCCCCAGTCCGGCGGGTAGCCCAACCCCATCGAGTAGCCGATTCGGTCGGCTTTCTCGATGTCGTACTTCGCGATGGTCTCCCGCCACGCCCGTTCGACGGCCTCGCAGGTGACGCCCGGTTCGACGGCGTCGAGGGCGGCTTCGAGTCCCTCGACGACGACGTCGGCGGTGTGTTCGAGTTTCTCGGGGGGGTCGCCGACGAACGTCGTCCGCGCGAGCGGGGAGTGATAGCGGTGCCGACAGCCCGACAGTTCGACGATGACCGGGTCGCCGTCCTCGAACTCGCGGTCCGTCCACGTCAGGTGCGGCGTCCCCGTGTGGTCGCCCGACGGCATCAACGGGACGATGGCGGGGTAGTCGCCGCCGTAGTCGTCGGTGCCGCGGACGAGGGCGTCGTAGATGGCCCGCGCCGCCTCGTACTCCGGGACGCCCTCCTCGATGGCGTCTAACCCCGCCCGCATCGCGTTCTCGGAGATGCGGGCGGCCTCGCGCATGTAGTCGAGTTCCCGCTCGGACTTCACGATGCGAACCCAGCCCACGAGCAGGGTCGCGTCCTCGAAGGTGGCGTCCGGGAGGTTCTCCCGCAGTCGCGTGTACGACTTCGCGGTGAAGTACGACGCGTCCATCTCCAGTCCGACGGATCCGTCGTCGACGCCCAGTTCTTCGAGGACGCCGGCGACGTAGTCCATCGGGTGGAGGTCGTACGGCGAGTGGACGTGGTCGTCGCTGTACGAGCGGATGCTCTCGCGGTCGAGGTGCGTCGTCGCTCGCGCGCCCCCCGCGTCCATCTCCCGACCGACCCAGACGGGTTCGTCGCGCCCGGGCGTCACGACGACGGCCTGATGGACGTAGAACGACCAGCCGTCGTACCCCGTCAGGTAGTTCATGTTCGCCGGGTCTGAGACGACGAGCGCGTCCAACTCCGCCTCGCGCATCCGCGCCTTCGTCCGGTCGACCCGCCGTTCGTACTCCGCTTCCGGGAATATCTGTTCACGTGGCATGGTAACGAGTCACCTACCCGACAGTCGCTCAGCGATGCAAAAAGTGTTCAGTCTCGGAATCGGGCACGTCGGGCGAGCGGACGCGTCGAACCCTCGGCAGGGATACGTCGAACCGGCGGCGGCGACGCCGGACGGACCGCACGCCGTCGGGTTTTTGCTCCCCCCGCGGAACGTTCCGACGTGCGACTCGTACAGGTGATGATTCCGACGGGGAAACGAAAGACGGTCCTCGAACTGCTGGACGAGGAGGGGATAGACTACGCCGTCTCCGACGAGACGAGCGGTCGCGACTACACCGCGCTCGTCTCCTTTCCGCTGCCGTCGGCCGCCGTCGAACCCGTGCTGGAGAAGTTGCGCGAGGTGGGTATCGAACGCGACGCCTACACCGTCGTCGTCGACGCCGAAACCGTCGTCTCCGAGCGGTTCGAGGCGCTGGAAGAGCGGTACGAGGAGGAGAACGGGGACAGCGACCGAATCGCGCGAGAGGAACTCGCCGCCAACGCGGACGAGTTGGCCCCGCCGCTCCCGTCGTTCGTCCTCATGACCGTCGTGAGCGCGGTGGTCGCCACCGCGGGCGTCCTCCTCGACTCGCCGGCCGTCGTCGTCGGGTCGATGGTCATCGCCCCCCTCGTCGGCCCCGCGATGTCGACGAGCGTCGGAACCGTCATCGACGACCGGGAGATGGCGGTCGAGGGCATCAAACTGCAGGTGCTCGGCACCGCCATCGCCATCGCCGCCGCGGCCATCTTCGCCGTCGTCCTCCGTGCGTCCGGTATCGTCCCGCTGACGGCCGAGGAGGTGTTCGCCATCAGCGAAGTGCGCGAGCGGCTCGCGCCGGACGTACTGTCGCTCGTCATCGCCCTCGGCGCCGGTGCCGCGGGGGCGGCCGCCGTCTCGTCGGGCGTCTCCGCCGCGCTCGTCGGCGTCATGATAGCGGCCGCGCTGGTGCCGCCCATCGCCGTCGTCGGCGTCGCCCTGGCCTGGGGACAGCCGGTGGCGATGCTGGGGCCATTCGTGCTGGTGCTCGTCAACATCCTGTCGATAAACTTCGTCGCCCTCATCGTCCTCTGGCAGATGGGCTACCGGCCGCAACTGTGGTTCCGCGAGGAGGAGGCCAAGTCGGCGACCGTCTCGCGCCTCGCCAGCATCGGGCTGATTCTCCTCGTCCTGTCGTCGGTTCTCGTCGGCGTCACCTACGGCACCTACCGCACCGCGACGTTCGAGACGGAGGCGGAGAGCGCGGTCAGCGCGGAACTCCCCGAAGAGGCGTCGCTCCTGTCGATGGACGTGCAGTACGACGGCTTCCCGTTCCAGACGCCGACCCGCGTCGTCGTCACCGTCGGCTACCCGCCCGACGCGTCGCCGCCCGACGTCGGCGGGCAAGTCCGCCCGCGCATCGACGAACTCGCGCCGAAACCGCTCGGTCCGCTGGGGAGCCGCGACGTGGCGGTCGAAGTGCGGTACGTCCCCGTCGACCAGCCCAGACGGGTCGGGGGAGCGACCGACGACGCGTCGGTGCTGGCCGGCGACCCGGCCGCGGTGGCGGGTCGCTCCGGGGCGGTGCCGGCGTGACTGAAAGAGTTCTTTGTGACAACGGCGGCTTGAAGCGCTGAGCCAACGAATACGTGGCTATGCAACGTCGATTCAGAACGGTCGTCCTCCCGGTCACCCTCGCAGCGCTCCTCGCCCTGTCGGGGTGTCTCGCGCCGCTACAGGCCGACGGCGGCGCGGACGACGCCAGCGCACAGCAAGTCGCGAACGCCCAGCAACTGTCGGACGCGCCGGGCCGAACCATCACCGTCTCCGGGGACGGCGAAGTGTCCACCGAGGCGGACCTCGCCGTCCTCACCGTCGCCGTGACGGCGACGGCGTCCTCGGCCGACGACGCCCGCGCGCAGGTCGCAGAGCGATCCGAGACGATGCGGCAGGCGCTCCGTGACGCCGGCGTCCCGGACGACGCCGTGACCACGGCGCACTTCCGCGTCGGTCCGCAGTACAACTACGACGGCAAGGAGCGGAACGTGACCGGCTACCAGGCGATCCACGCGTACACTATCGAAGTCGCGCCCGACCGCGCGGGCGAAGTGATAGACGTGGCCGTCGGCAACGGCGCTGACGAGGTCCAGCAGGTCACCTTCACGCTCACGGACGAGACGCGCGCCGACCTCCGCGAGGAGGCCCTGCGCGCCGCGATGGACGCCGCCCGCACCGACGCCGACACCCTCGCCGACGCGGCGAACCTCTCCATCGCGGGCGTCCACTCCGTCTCCACGTCCGGTGGCTTCAACCCCGTCGGCACCCGCGTGGCCTACGAGACGGCGGACGCCGGCGGCGCGAGCACGTCCTTCGAACCCGGCCCGGTGACGGTGACCGCGACGGTCAGCGTGACGTACGAGGCCGAGTAGAAGCGACCGACTCCGGTGAATTCTTCGAGACGGTCGGAGTGACGGTAGTCGTCCGCCATCACTGCCCCCTCGTCGTTCCGACCGCACCACTCGAGCGACGGACGGAAGGCTCGGAGGGGGACGAAATCTTCCGCCCTCCGTATAAACACGTTAAACGTATAACATACAGAGGGATACGGTCGGGGGCGTGTTATCTGGTGATATGGCACGGGAACACAATGACGGCGGCCGAGCCAGCGCTACCGAATCACACGTCTCCCTCACCGCTGGGGTCGTCACGGCATTCGACGCCAGTCGGTTCGGACGTATCTGGACATCGCTGTTCGGCCGTTGCGCCGGAGCACCGGAATAGTTCGACAATGACGAGTAATCGACACCATCCGAACCACCCCGACGTCGACCAATCGGATCGGACCATCCCCAGAAATCTCCGTCAGACGGGCGACGCGGACGTCGACCTCCTGATATCGACTCGAGTTCGGCAGTCACCGTTCTGGCATCTCTCCGTCGAGGCGGGATGTCGGCAGGCGACGGTCTACAATCACATGTACCACCCGCGGGCGTACATCGACCCCGACGAGGGCGGGTTGGACGCCGAGTACGACCTGCTGGTCGACGAGGTGACGCTGATGGACGTCGCCGTCGAGCGCCAGATCCGCGTCGAGGGGCCCGATGCCGAGGCGTTCGTCAACTACGTCATCACGCGAGACGCGACCGACATCGAGCCGATGCGCGGGAAGTACGCCATCTGCTGCAATCAGGACGGCGGCATCCTCAACGACTTCGTCCTGTTACGACTCGCCGACGACGAGTTCTGGTTCTCCATCGCGGACGCCGACCTGAAACAGTGGCTCCAAGGCGTCACGGTCAACTCCGAGTTCGAGGTCGACATCGACGAGATCGACGTCTCGCCGATGCAAGTCCAAGGCCCGAAATCGCCTGCGGTGATGGAGTCGCTCGTCGGAGACGTGGTCGAAGACATCCCGTACTACGGACTGATGGAAGCCACGGTCAACGACGTCCCGGTGCTGGTGAGTCAGACCGGCTTCTCCGGAGAGGCGGGATTCGAGATATACGTCCGTGAGGCGACGAAGAACGCCGAAGCGGTGTGGAACCCGGTACTCGAAACGGTCGAGGCCCACGGCGGTACCGCGACGGGGATATCCCATCAACGACGTATCGCAGCCGGAATCATGTCGCTGGGGCAGGACATGGACGACGAGACGTCGCCGTTCCAGGTCAACCTCGGCTATCAGGTGCCCGACGACAAGGACGCGGACTACGTCGGCAAAGCCGAACTGGAACGCCAGCGAGACGCCATCGAGAACGGCGACTTCCCGTTCACGCACAAACTGGTCGGCCTGAAGATGGCCGGCGAACCGATCCGGGACTACGCTCCCGACTTCTGGCTCGTCTCGGACCCCGAGACCGGCGACGAGTGCGGCTATCTGACGTCGGCGTGGTGGAATCCGGAACTGGAGACCAACATCGGCCTCGGATTCGTGCCGGCGGCGAAACTGCAGGCCGCGACCGACGTTCCGCTCGACGACTCGATATACGACGCGGACGTCGACGCGGAGTTCGAAGTCCACCTCCCGGACGAGTACGCCGAGGAGCCCGGCGAACCCGTCTATGCGACGGTCGCGAAGGTTCCGTTCAAGGAGTCGGTCAATCCCAGCGCTCGCGAACAGGCCAAGATTCACGCCAGGGACGATATGAACGATTCCGGGTCTCGGTCGTCTGGAGAACGAGAATAGCTCCCGAGGGCGGTCCGAGACCGATACGTACCCGTTCCAGAGCCGGTCGTCGCGTGCGTCGTGAGGTCGAGTCCCGACCTACTCCTGCCGCGACGGCGGGATGTCGGGGCTCCAGTCGACGGCGTCGACGGCGGCGGCGAGCACGTCGTCGACGCCCTCCTCCGTCTCGACGCTCATGTAGTAGTCCGCCGCCACGTCGGTCGAGCGGTCGCTCTTGTTGCAGACGGTGAGTACCGGCACGTCGCGTTCGGCGAACCGGCGTTCGACGGCGTCGCGCAGTTCCAACTGCGCGTCGAGCGGGTAGCCGCACGCGCCGCTGGCGTCGACGACGAACAGGACGGCGTCCGCGAGGTGTTCGAGGGCGCTGACGGCCTGCTTCTCGATGTCGTTGCGGTCCGCCTCGGGCCTGTCGAGGAGGCCGGGCGTGTCGATGATCTGGTATCGAATCCGGTCGCGCTCGAAGTGGCCTATCTGGACGCCCTTCGTCGTGAACGGGTAGCGCGCTATCTCGTTGGACGCGCGGGTGACGTGGTTGACGAACGACGACTTGCCGACGTTCGGGTAGCCGGCGACGACGATGGCCGGTTCGTCGGGGCGGATGTCGGGGAGGTTCTTCAGGGCGTCGCGGGCCTCGCCGATTCGCAGGAGGTCCTCGGAGACTTCCTCGACGATGTCGGCCATCCGGGCGAACGCCTGTTTGCGGTGTTTGCGGGCCGTCTCCGGGTCGGACTTCCGCATCTTCGACTGGTACTCGCGACGAATCTCGGCTATCTGCCGACTCGCCCACGTCACCTCCGAGAGACTCTGTCTGAGTTCGTCGACGCCGCCGGGGCGATGGTCCGGGTCGTCGTCCGACCCCGGGTCCGAGACGTCCACGATGGCGTCGGCGAGTTCGTAGTAGAACGGGTCGACCGTCCCGAAGTCGGGCCACTCGGTGACGACGTTCTCCAGGTTGTCCGAGAGGATGGACGAAGCCGTCTGGAGCATCGACTCCTGGGCCTCCAGTCCCGACTTCGCCCGACCGGACCGCGCGGCACGCGAGAAGGCTTTGTCGAGAAGTTCCTCCGACCGCGGCGTCGTCGGGAGGGACTCGAAAATCATGATACCCTCTCTACTCGGCCGAGGGGTAAAAGCGCGTCCGTTCGGCCGTCGCGCGGCAGGACGTGACACTCCACGGGACGGCGCGGCGGCGGTGCGGCGACGACGCGCCGACGGGCACGAGACTTTTCTCCGGGACGAGCGTACCCGGACGCATGAACACGGACTGGCGTGCCGTCGCCGTCGGCTTCGTCGTGATACTCGTCGTCGGGGCGGTCGGACTCTCGCTCCCCCTCCTCGGACAGATAGGCGCCGGCCTCGTCGGCGGGTTCGCCGCGGGCTACCTCGCGGGCGGAACGCTCGGCGACGGCGCGTGGAACGGGCTCCTCGCGGGGTCCATCTCCGGCGTCGTCCTCACCCTCGTCCTCGCCCTGTTGGGGAGCGTCCTCGGACTCGCCGGTGGACCGCTGGGGGCGTTCCTCGGCGGCGCGGGCGTCTTCCTCGTGGGACTGGTGGTGACGGTCCTCTTCGCCGTCGACAGCGCCATCGCGGGCGCTATCGGGTCGTGGGCGAAGGCTCGGTGACGCCGTCGGAGCGGTCAGTCGCCGCGCTCCAGATACTCCTGCTGAATCTCGACCACCGCCGAGGAGTCCTCGCAGTCGGCGTAGCGTCTGAGCGGTTCCTCGTTCAGTTCGAGGAACGTGTGCCCCCACGTGAACTTCGAGAGGATTCGCTCGGCGTGGTCGGCGTGACCGAAGATGGAGAGGGCGGCGGCGAGTGCCTCCACCGTGGTGAGTTGCATCGGCCGCCCGAAGTTGACCGGGTTGGCCGCGACGAGGTACGGGAGCGCGCGGTGGTCGCCCGGCAGCGAGAACATCGCCTCGCCGGCCGACTCCCACGAGCAGTCGAGGGCGACGAGGGTCGTCGCGCCCGCGTCCGCCGGCGAGAGGGCGCGTTCGGCGTGCGGATTGAGGACGACGCCGTACGGCGTCGCGCGGTCGGACCGGTGGAGTTCGGCGAGGTCGAACCGCGAGAGTTTCCGCGCCGTACACTTCGCGGGGTCGTCGTCGCCCTCGTAGCGGACGTGCAGGCTCGGAGACGAGGCGTCGGACACGGTGGTGGCAGTCGGCGACGGACGGATAAAAGCGGTTCGTCGGCGGACGGCGAGGGACCACTCGTCGCCGTCGCCGGCGGTCCCGCGGCGGACGACCCGTCAGCGTCTTGTCGCCGGCAGCGCGACTGGCACGCATGGACTCGGACGCCGCCGCGTCGGGACGGGGACTCGTCGAGACGTACTACGACGCCGTCGACGCCGGCGACTACGACCGCCTCGCGTCGGTGCTTGCGCCCGACGTCGTCCACGACAGGCCCGACCGGACGCTGTCGGGACGCGAGACGTTCGTCTCGTTCATGCGCGACGGTCGCCCCGAGACGGAGACGCGCCACGAGGTGACGGCGACGTACCGCGCCGACGACGGCGGCCGGGTCGCCCGCGGCCGACTGGTCGGGGCGGACGGGGGCGGACGCTTCGACTTCGTGGACGTGTTCGACGTCGGCGACGACGGCATCCGGCGCATCGAGACGTTCGTGCGCGACGACCTGCGGCGCGGATAGCGGGGACAGGAGCGAGCGTCAGCGGTCGTCTCTGACCGCGACGACGCCCTCGGTGTCTATCTTGACCAGTCGGTCCTCGATGCAGAAGTGGACCTCGAGTTCCACGTCCGCCTCGCGCGCCGAGGAGAGCAGTCGTTCCGCCTCCTCGGGGTCGACGCCGCGGAGACGGGGCACGGTTCCGCCCTCCGAACCGAGGGTGGTCGTGAGCGTCGCGTCGAGTTCGGCCGCCGAGTCGAATCGGTGCCTGCCGACCGCCCGCCACGGCGTGTCGTCGATGGAACGAATCACGCTGCGACACCTCCCGATTCCGGGAGTCGGGTCGAGTTGCTCATACTCGTCCGTCGGACTGTGGGGTAATGTAGGGGGTCGGCCGTGACCGCGAGTCCAGCCGAATTTCGTCCGATTTCGGGCTAAATGGCCGATTAAACGGGGGGAGCGCGTCCGCCGTTCGCGGCGGTCAGTCCTTCCGACCCGCGCCGACGGCCGACTCGCCGACGTGTTCGTGGCCCTCGATGACCTCGAGGCCGCCCATGTACGGGCGGAGCGCTTCGGGGACGGTCACGGTGCCGTCGTCGTTCTGGTAGTACTCGAGGATGGCGACGACGACGCGCGGGACGGCGAGGCCCGACCCGTTCAGCGTGTGGAGGTACTCGGCCGACTCGTGGCGTTCGGGTCGGTAGCGGAGGCCGGCGCGGCGGGCCTGGAAGTCCTCGAAGTTCGACACCGACGACACCTCCAGCCACCGGCCGCCCTCCTCGGGGCCGTCCTCCATGTCGTCGCCCGGCGCCCACACCTCGATGTCGTACTTCTTCGCCTGCGTGAAGCCGAGGTCACCGGTACACATCTCGAGGATGCGGTACGGGAGTTCGAGGCGGCGAAGCACCTCCTCGGCGTCGTCCAGAAGTTCGTCGAAGCGGTCGTACGACTCCTCGGGGCGGACGAAGTTGACCATCTCCACCTTGTTGAACTGGTGGACGCGGACGATGCCCCGCGTCTCGGTGCCGTGTTCGCCCGCCTCGCGCCGGAAGTTCGGCGTGTACGCCTGGTGCTTCACAGGCAGGTCGTCGTCGAGCAGAATCTCGTCGCGGTACATGTTCGTGACGGGCACTTCGGCGGTGGGGCAGAGCCACAGGTCGTCGTCGTCGTACGCCTCCTCGTTCGACCCGCCGAGGCGGTAGGCGTCGTCGGTGAACTTGGGGAACTGGCCCGTCCCCTCCATCGACCGCGAGTTCACCGGGATGGGCGGGAACAGGTCGGTGTAGCCCTGTTCGCGGTGGACGTCCATCATGAACTGGACGAGGGCGTGTTCGAGGCGCGCCCCGTCGCCCTTGGCGAAGTAGAAGCCGCCGCCGGCGACCTTCGCGCCGCGTTCGAAGTCGAGGACGTCCAGTTCCTCGCCGAGGTCGTAGTGCGGGACCACCTCGTCGGGCAACTCGCGCAGGTCCTCGAACCCCTCGCGGCGGCGTTCGACGTTGTCCGACTCGTCCTCGCCGACGGGGACGTCCTCGTGGGGAATCTGCGGGAGTTCGAGCAGTCGCTCCTCCAACTCGGCCTCGAGTTCGTCCGCGCGGTCCTCGACGTCGGCCAACTCGGCCTTCAGTTCCTGCGACCGTTCGATGGCCTCCTGGGCTTCCTCGTCCTTTCCCTCGGCCTTCAGGTCGCCTATCTTCGACGACGTCTCGTTGCGCTCGTGGCGGAGTTCGTCGCCGCGTTGCTTCAGCGACCGCCACTCGTCGTCCACCTCGAGGACGTGGTCGAGGTCCACGTCGTCCATCCCTTTGTTGCGAAGCGCCTCCCGAACCGTCTCCGGGTTCTCGCGGAGGAACTGCCTGCTAATCATTGTCCGACGGTTCGACAGGGCGCGGCAAAACCGTGTCGCATCCGTGCCACTCGGTACGAGGGCGTGGCCGCCTCAGCGGTCCGTCCGCGCGCGTCCGTCCGCGGCGCGGAGGGCCGTCGCCGCCTCCGAGACGAACGCGTCGACGACGTCGCCCGCGGGGACGACGTCGTCCGTCAGTCCCGCGCTCTGGCCCGCGTAGAGGGGGAGTTCGGTCACGTCGCCGTCCATCTCCGGCGTCGCCAGCGAGTCCTCGTATCGGCCGACCGGCCCGTCCGGACCGCGCGCCACCGTCTCGCCGTCGCCGGGCCGGTCCGAGTCGGGGCGGCCGGCCGCCTCCCAGCGGTCCGTCGTCTCGTTTCGCAGGACGCGGTGGGGCGCGTCGGGCCACCCCTTCGAGAACGGCGTCCCGTACCGCGTCTCCGTCTCTGCGGCCTCGACCACCCGCCGCCGGTAGGCTCGGTGGACGTTCGCCTCTTCGGTCGCGAGAAACCGCGTCCCGACCCAGACGCCGTCGGCACCGAGCGTCGCGGCGGCGGCGAGGCCCCGACCGTCGGCGATACCGCCCGCGGCGACGACGGGCGTGTCCGGGACGGCGTCCGCGACGCGCGGGACGAGAGGCATCGTCGCCACCTCGCTCTGCACGTGGCCGCCGGCCTCCCACCCCTGCG
It encodes the following:
- the serS gene encoding serine--tRNA ligase — encoded protein: MISRQFLRENPETVREALRNKGMDDVDLDHVLEVDDEWRSLKQRGDELRHERNETSSKIGDLKAEGKDEEAQEAIERSQELKAELADVEDRADELEAELEERLLELPQIPHEDVPVGEDESDNVERRREGFEDLRELPDEVVPHYDLGEELDVLDFERGAKVAGGGFYFAKGDGARLEHALVQFMMDVHREQGYTDLFPPIPVNSRSMEGTGQFPKFTDDAYRLGGSNEEAYDDDDLWLCPTAEVPVTNMYRDEILLDDDLPVKHQAYTPNFRREAGEHGTETRGIVRVHQFNKVEMVNFVRPEESYDRFDELLDDAEEVLRRLELPYRILEMCTGDLGFTQAKKYDIEVWAPGDDMEDGPEEGGRWLEVSSVSNFEDFQARRAGLRYRPERHESAEYLHTLNGSGLAVPRVVVAILEYYQNDDGTVTVPEALRPYMGGLEVIEGHEHVGESAVGAGRKD